The nucleotide window ACAAATACTGAGGatgaaaatatattatatatatatatatatatatatatatatatatatatatattgatgtGATTTGATACTGTTGGTGCACTGTATTTATGTGAACTTGCTCCTCACAGCTTTAGTGATGTTACTGATCAATGAATGATGTTAGGAAAAAAAGCCTTGCACAATTTGATCTCTCAGCAGGTTTCACTCTGAAGAATGGAAGATTTCTCCATGAACACCTCACTGGACGGAAGCTTCAATAACAGCAACTCCAGCGACTCTGATTATTACACAAAAGTCTTTTTCATCATGGAAGTGCTGTCATACATTATCGTTTCTGTTGGACTTTCTCTCACCCTCGTGGCgatttgtgctctgtattttctggtatgtactgtacatcatgACTGAGAATCCTTCATTATCTGCCTTTGTTGTATCTGATATTAATGGCAGCCCATTCAACCAACTTCTGTGGTATATCATTATTATGCGATAAAATGTATAATAGAAAGTCATGATTGTaagataaaaagacaaatacgACACAAAAACTCAATTATAAgattaaaatgtcatgattaTGAGATTAAACACCTAGGTTATGggataaaagtcataattatgagaaaGAAAATCGGAATAATTACACAGCACAAAGGACAGTTGGATGAATAATATAAATGTCTCTGGCCACAGTTTCTGGGCAGAGCATTTACATATTTGGGAGGAAGTTCACAACATGTTTACAACTACTTGTTCACTCTTACCAATGTTTTCCTGCAGGTGCGAGCTGATCATGTTGCTCCGATCTACGTCATCAACCTTCTCATCACAGACCTCTTGCAGCTCTGCGGCTTGATTGTTTCGCTGGCACAAGATAAAATTCCGACAGGACATCACTACGTCTTTTCAATGTACCGTTATTGTTTGGGGGTCAGTGTTGGCTTCATGGTGTGTGTCGCCATGGAAAGGTAACTATTTGTCTTTCCAGTATGTGTGTAGCTATTTATGTGTCCGACCATTTTTATTACTATAACACTTTGAAGCTCATCATAGACCATCTTGTATTACAGGTATTTGGTTATCGCCCATCCACTGTGGTACCGCTTCAGACGTACCATCAAGAGCTCGGTGGCGATCTGTGTTGTCGTCTGGGTCCTTcctattttcttcttctggtttCCAAGAGGCATACCTTTCGTCCTTCTTCTTGCCTTCCCATTGTTCATATTCTTCCTGGGTGGGACTGTTAAAGCACTGTCTGCCTCCATCTCTGTACCCTCTGATGAAAAACGACGAATTGTGGGAATTTTGGTCCTGgtgctgcttatttacacacTGTTGTTCCTGCCCCTCATCATTTGGTACCTGGTAGCGGGAGACAACATACATCACTTTATTGTGGCTTACTTTCTTGTCCAGCTGAGTCCCCTTGCAGACTTACTCCTATATGTTTTCATGAAGAAAGGGATCATAGACAAGCTTTTGGcttctgtgtgttgttgcagaATGGACAGCAATGATGTCAGCAGAATGGAAAGCAATGATATTAGCAGTGCATCAGTGTGAACGATGACAACATTAACACAGTCTGCTTTATGTAGGCAGAGATAGAcggagagagtgaaagagaaataaaggaTAGAGACAACACAGATACTGTCATCTACTGATATGATTTACAATAATACTCCTAACTGTAGATTAACCTGTTAAGGGGCCCACATCGTTAGAAAGCTTGCTAGCTTCCACTTTCTGAGTGAAATGCAAGCTAAAAACACAATGGGTCAAACTTTTCATGTTAGCATTCCTGCTAGCCTGAAGTTTAATGACTGTTTCCACATATAAAGCTTTATTTACTTACaagaaacatgaaaagaaacagaaaaaagaggaagataagagaggagagagagttgTATCATTTTCACAGTTAGTTTTATCATCTCATTTATTCATCTGTTCTGGTGTTTTTAGTTCATGTTTTCTGTAATTCTCTGTTCCATTATTGTCTGAAAATTATTGAAAAACGAAAAAATGCGAGGACCCCCCTGGTGTTTCTTTATGGCTTAAAGAGCTCTCGTCATACTTGCCatcagaaaagatcatgtttaatcttaagaaaaaaacatcagtcttTGATAAGTGTTGGGGAGGATTTGTAACCTTTTTACATAATAGAGCTGCTCCTATAGGTGACGTCCATGGTCAGAATTGAACTAGGGCTTGATTCTGGAATTCACTCAATGTTTGGGTAAATGGCCCAAAAGGTTAGGTGTAATGTAACATTATGTGTGAGAATGATATAACCTTATCCAAGCCTCCTGCTGTTATTTCTATTTCCTGTACCAACCTctttatgtcttgttttgttgcacCTCTATAGTGCACTTTCTACAGATGTGAGTATGGGTTATTACTGTTGTTGtaacttaatttgttttttgttattattattattattattattattattattattattattattattatcattgtcattgttgttgttatcatttttattattataattattacttttatcttttttctccCCACTCTTGTCCAAGGGGGGGTGAGATTTAATACCTAATGTTAATTGTATTCACTCTGAAATATTGTTCTTTGTTTGAAaaatttcaataaataaattgttaaaaaaaaaaaaaaaaaatgtggattaatccgccACTGAATATAGTCCCAGTTAATTGCACAAATTTCTCCCGTTTGATTAAAACTACAGACAGCGAAAACTTTACTCTGTATGCAACATTAACaatgttaatattgtaaatatcttatttagtttatttactCTATTGTATTCTATctgacttgttttgtgtctgtgtacaactactccacATGCTTTTAATCGCCCCCAGGAagaaataaagtattttgaattgaattgaattgaattgaattgaattgaacaaTTCAAAGAAAGCGTGCGCTGGAACAACATGGACCTTTGTTGGTACTAGATATTTGAGTAAGTACATATAACAGAAATACGGGAAATATAGATGCCTTGTTTTATTAGAAACAAAACTTTAATTCATATCAAACATATTGAAACTTTAATGCAagtccatggaggccccaccgTGCAACGCTCCTGGTTCTGACCCGTTGAGGCGAGGAGGAGCTGCCATGGATCCATCTTGCTCCTGTTTAAGTGGTGGTGTGCAGGTTAAATAAGAATCACAACTAAACTCAGGTATTGATCAGTGTATGggaggaataaaaacaaaataataggTTCCCATGGTTTGTCTTAACTAAGAGCTAAAACAtattaaaggtgaaataaaattatgagataaaagtcaaaattataaaAGTAAGACAATATGAGATAGAAGTCATATTATGAGCTAAAAGGTGATAGATATTggataaaagagaaaaaaaatatgacatttgaaAGTCAAAAGTACGAAATAAAAACTCATCATACATGTCATATTTAAGacataattattaaataaatagtaaaaaacaaaaactgaatgtttgGAACTATTTGACCACTAAGTGGTGATTAACACACTACGTTAAATAAGAATCACAACTAAACTCAGGTATTGATCAGCGTACGATAGgaataagaacaaaaaaataggTTCCCATTGTTTGTCATAAATAAGAGCGAAAAACTCATAAAGATGAGATAAAAGTTCAAAAAGTTGAGACAAAAGACATAATTATGAGATCAAAGTTATATTATGAGCTAAAAAATGATATTGGATAAAAGTtctaaattatgagataaaaagtcaaaatgatgagataaGAAGTAATAATTGTGTCATAATTGTCATAATTATTCAATAAAtagtttaaaatatgaaacaaaatattagGTTTGGAACTATTTGATGCAACATACATATAAAAAGTTAAAGGGAGGGACAAccggtagctcagttggtaaaGTGTGagtcccatgtacagaggctgaaTTTCCTGCTGGTTATACCTCTGATGTTATTTACATGTTCATGAAAGGCCACTTTGTTTACTATTACTCAGAACAGCAGGTGCAGTTTATCATCAACCTACTGCAATATGGTGGCCATATaccatatttacatattatcaCATTATTTAATGACTGGACGCAGGCGACAACACATCAGACGCTGGTGAAGGGACTATTTCAGTTGACGTCTCGCAGCTTTCAAAGGTAATTTCagtcactttatttattttttctatgttGATTAAAAAGGATCAAATAACTGCTCATGAAAATGAATGTGGAATGTGTTAACAGCAGACGGTAGGCGTACATTATACTATTGTATATactacagcacttagaattatgagaagaaagtctaaattatgaaataaaactcattaTTTTATCATAAATGTCATAATTAAGTCAtgattgtgaaaaaaaaaagtaaagaaacaaaa belongs to Pagrus major chromosome 14, Pma_NU_1.0 and includes:
- the LOC141008176 gene encoding uncharacterized protein yields the protein MEDFSMNTSLDGSFNNSNSSDSDYYTKVFFIMEVLSYIIVSVGLSLTLVAICALYFLVRADHVAPIYVINLLITDLLQLCGLIVSLAQDKIPTGHHYVFSMYRYCLGVSVGFMVCVAMERYLVIAHPLWYRFRRTIKSSVAICVVVWVLPIFFFWFPRGIPFVLLLAFPLFIFFLGGTVKALSASISVPSDEKRRIVGILVLVLLIYTLLFLPLIIWYLVAGDNIHHFIVAYFLVQLSPLADLLLYVFMKKGIIDKLLASVCCCRMDSNDVSRMESNDISSASV